A single window of Mugil cephalus isolate CIBA_MC_2020 chromosome 1, CIBA_Mcephalus_1.1, whole genome shotgun sequence DNA harbors:
- the LOC125019861 gene encoding uncharacterized protein LOC125019861 isoform X1 produces the protein MNNTGRTYAKRKLSVKNWHSSKTQRATMEDRPSAQSFSNHHQPRHRPSFPVTVPSFHNSQVEYPSTQPAQGSLEAYGSRGEESATSFLISNASPGSKRGSIGADRVFLNAGLSSLDGDTSLGGHLDGDNGLGSHFDDSWYGTVKKEVWDDGESCESPADEFPAKSDCYVNTNDVFYTMNCASEEGVRHRARSNYNNYAHVSCEAKSEAAYSREANISHFTKQTTSCNRNGSGSFNDSGVEYCRTDSRVSEGYLGREEDYGSSCGSGEDQIQPAEVDGHWLSISPSSQEGRWRGAADGHNLASGCLPQRSLISINSRTYTQKLDSFSEAFLSQRKRRYPGMPGGDSSGPIWEYGIARGENPTLARQSCAFDTDSYIPPSSSSSSPGHPSLPSFPSPPTSSHLMSSVLSPPPTPLPPPSHSPSKMDSPSGFAGTGHSVQQGGEPLGTVQFFTSRLPPVPSVHPPGMLWKFPLLSHCFPQSSGDPGNTECSLRSSHGDDYGNTAAHKHLQSPESLFPSSSSHHPSVHPSRALCASTGPPLQTPFHFQPRQTHVSGQRHEAVERIAPCIVTQKVKNGPASVNQAQLRGQATPIYTGKPFPSVLQSGRGQKRSRYTPRPLLNPVRTGMGLYSSVSSLHHRDEESRQEEDCGVSPCINVGPDFQADLPPFFADREWSGVWLPEEESPREQLLWKPWHELEDSANSQDQVEKLLSMCSSSCLPGGGSNTELALYCLNYCQGNTMATLEMLLFSQPSPTGDYHYSGCDAWTDTEKSLFNAALGTCGKDFTLIEKMVRTKTVRQCVEFYYLSKKLLDKQKKQKEEESREGEVEQQKSVTPICQPVDRQYSVEEAVPVPSLASFFPCKLCGKMFYKIKSRNAHMKIHRQPQEDWSERRLQHQLLTQRLALTRPANLIPAPSSNLLPSQPPALTFPSSGHAGTPSSTNGNANDVHNSVSSSNPIVPSNVLDPSTAVTYSSSIAPPNCHLIANVDTSDSHQREPASVLPFHPSWGSFGQPPDPAAFYCNLDGKEEVGAGTVPGKETINWQ, from the exons ATGAACAACACGGGACGAACATACGCGAAAAGGAAATTAAGCGTCAagaactg GCACTCTAGCAAAACCCAGCGAGCCACTATGGAGGATCGCCCGTCAGCACAATCcttctccaaccaccaccagcCTCGCCACCGCCCGTCCTTTCCCGTCACCGTGCCAAGCTTTCACAACTCCCAAGTGGAATACCCGTCCACTCAGCCCGCCCAGGGTTCCCTGGAGGCGTACGGGAGTAGAGGGGAAGAATCTGCAACGTCGTTCCTGATATCAAACGCCTCGCCGGGGTCTAAAAGAGGGAGCATTGGGGCTGACAGAGTCTTCCTGAACGCCGGCCTTAGCAGTCTGGATGGAGATACTAGTTTAGGGGGCCATCTTGATGGTGATAACGGGTTAGGCAGCCATTTTGATGACTCTTGgtatggcactgtcaaaaaagaaGTTTGGGATGATGGAGAGAGTTGTGAGAGTCCTGCGGATGAATTTCCTGCTAAAAGTGACTGCTACGTAAACACGAATGATGTCTTTTACACAATGAACTGTGCCAGTGAGGAAGGAGTCAGGCATAGAGCCAGATCAAACTATAATAACTATGCTCatgttagctgtgaggctaaaAGTGAAGCAGCTTACAGCAGGgaggctaacattagccactTTACTAAACAGACTACGTCCTGCAACAGAAATGGTTCAGGGAGCTTTAATGACAGCGGTGTAGAGTACTGTAGGACGGATTCAAGAGTAAGCGAAGGCTATTTGGGAAGAGAAGAAGATTATGGGtccagctgtggctcaggtgaGGATCAGATTCAACCGGCAGAGGTTGACGGACACTGGCTCAGTATCTCTCCCTCGAGTCAAGAAGGCAGATGGCGAGGAGCTGCAGACGGCCACAATTTGGCATCTGGATGCCTACCGCAGAGATCGCTCATCAGCATCAACAGCAGGACGTACACTCAGAAACTGGACTCCTTCTCCGAGGCTTTCCTCTCCCAGCGAAAGAGACGATACCCCGGGATGCCCGGCGGAGATTCCTCCGGACCAATTTGGGAATACGGAATCGCGAGAGGAGAGAATCCCACACTGGCGAGGCAAAGTTGCGCCTTTGACACAGACTcttacatccctccctcctcctcctcgtcttccccCGGTCACCCCTCTCTCCCGTCTTTCCCCTCTCCCCCCACGTCGTCTCACCTCATGTCTTCGGTCCTCAGTCCTCCCCCCACACCTTTACCCCCTCCATCCCACTCGCCCTCCAAAATGGACTCTCCCAGTGGGTTTGCAGGCACCGGACATTCGGTTCAGCAGGGAGGAGAGCCGCTCGGCACCGTCCAGTTTTTCACGTCTCGCCTCCCACCCGTGCCCTCTGTACACCCCCCTGGGATGCTATGGAAGTTTCCACTGCTGTCACACTGCTTCCCGCAGTCGTCAGGGGACCCCGGCAATACTGAATGCAGCCTAAGATCCTCCCATGGCGACGACTATGGTAACACAG CCGCGCACAAACACCTCCAGTCTCCCGAGTCGCTgttcccctcctcctcgtcccatCATCCGTCCGTTCACCCGTCCAGAGCCCTCTGTGCCTCCACTGGTCCACCCCTCCAAACCCCTTTCCATTTCCAGCCTCGCCAGACTCACGTCTCCGGCCAGCGTCACGAGGCGGTGGAGAGGATAGCTCCTTGCATAGTGACCCAGAAAGTGAAGAACGGACCAGCAAGTGTGAACCAAGCACAACTACGG GGACAAGCCACTCCAATCTACACCGGAAAGCCGTTCCCCAGTGTCCTTCAATCCGGCAGGGGCCAGAAGAGGAGCCGTTACACACCACGGCCGCTCCTCAATCCAGTCCGCACAGGGATGGGGCTCTACTCCTCCGTCTCGTCTCTCCATCACAGAGACGAAGAATCAAGACAGGAAGAGGACTGCGGCGTCTCGCC ATGCATCAACGTGGGTCCTGATTTCCAGGCCGATCTCCCTCCTTTCTTTGCGGACCGTGAATGGTCCGGGGTGTGGCTGCCCGAGGAAGAGTCCCCACGGGAACAGTTACTCTGGAAACCGTGGCACGAGCTGGAGGACAGCGCCAACTCACAAGACCAAG TGGAGAAGCTGCTGTCCATGTGCAGTTCCAGCTGCCTACCAGGAGGAGGCAGCAACACGGAGCTGGCTCTGTACTGTCTCAACTACTGTCAGGGGAACACAATG GCCACACTGGAGATGCTGTTGTTCTCACAGCCCTCACCCACAGGAGACTACCACTACTCTG GCTGTGATGCTTGGACAGACACTGAAAAGAGTCTCTTCAATGCAGCTCTCGGGACTTGTGGAAAAGACTTTACACTCATAGAGAAAATG gtGAGGACTAAGACAGTGCGCCAGTGTGTGGAGTTTTACTACCTGAGCAAGAAGCTGCTGGACaagcaaaagaaacagaaagaggaggagagcagagaaggagaggtGGAGCAACAGAAAAGT GTGACGCCCATCTGTCAGCCAGTGGACAGACAGTATTCGGTGGAGGAGGCGGTTCCCGTGCCCTCATTGGCCAGCTTCTTCCCCTGCAAGCTGTGTGGCAA AATGTTTTACAAAATCAAGTCCCGTAATGCTCACATGAAGATCCACCGGCAGCCCCAGGAGGACTGGAGCGAGAGGCGGCTCCAGCACCAGCTCCTCACCCAGCGTCTGGCCCTCACTCGTCCCGCCAACCTCATCCCCGCTCCCAGCAGCAACCTGCTCCCGTCTCAGCCTCCAGCTCTGACATTTCCCTCCTCAGGCCACGCTGGAACGCCGAGCAGCACCAACGGCAATGCGAACGACGTCCACAACTCTGTAAGCAGTAGCAACCCCATCGTTCCCAGCAATGTCCTAGATCCCAGCACGGCTGTAACGTACAGCAGTAGCATCGCGCCACCAAACTGTCATTTAATCGCCAACGTTGACACCAGCGACTCGCACCAAAGAGAACCGGCCTCCGTGTTACCCTTCCACCCGTCATGGGGCTCTTTTGGACAGCCTCCAGATCCGGCCGCCTTCTACTGCAACCTGGACGGGAAGGAGGAAGTAGGAGCTGGGACAGTGCCGGGAAAAGAGACAATCAACTGGCAGTAA
- the LOC125019861 gene encoding uncharacterized protein LOC125019861 isoform X2, with protein MEDRPSAQSFSNHHQPRHRPSFPVTVPSFHNSQVEYPSTQPAQGSLEAYGSRGEESATSFLISNASPGSKRGSIGADRVFLNAGLSSLDGDTSLGGHLDGDNGLGSHFDDSWYGTVKKEVWDDGESCESPADEFPAKSDCYVNTNDVFYTMNCASEEGVRHRARSNYNNYAHVSCEAKSEAAYSREANISHFTKQTTSCNRNGSGSFNDSGVEYCRTDSRVSEGYLGREEDYGSSCGSGEDQIQPAEVDGHWLSISPSSQEGRWRGAADGHNLASGCLPQRSLISINSRTYTQKLDSFSEAFLSQRKRRYPGMPGGDSSGPIWEYGIARGENPTLARQSCAFDTDSYIPPSSSSSSPGHPSLPSFPSPPTSSHLMSSVLSPPPTPLPPPSHSPSKMDSPSGFAGTGHSVQQGGEPLGTVQFFTSRLPPVPSVHPPGMLWKFPLLSHCFPQSSGDPGNTECSLRSSHGDDYGNTAAHKHLQSPESLFPSSSSHHPSVHPSRALCASTGPPLQTPFHFQPRQTHVSGQRHEAVERIAPCIVTQKVKNGPASVNQAQLRGQATPIYTGKPFPSVLQSGRGQKRSRYTPRPLLNPVRTGMGLYSSVSSLHHRDEESRQEEDCGVSPCINVGPDFQADLPPFFADREWSGVWLPEEESPREQLLWKPWHELEDSANSQDQVEKLLSMCSSSCLPGGGSNTELALYCLNYCQGNTMATLEMLLFSQPSPTGDYHYSGCDAWTDTEKSLFNAALGTCGKDFTLIEKMVRTKTVRQCVEFYYLSKKLLDKQKKQKEEESREGEVEQQKSVTPICQPVDRQYSVEEAVPVPSLASFFPCKLCGKMFYKIKSRNAHMKIHRQPQEDWSERRLQHQLLTQRLALTRPANLIPAPSSNLLPSQPPALTFPSSGHAGTPSSTNGNANDVHNSVSSSNPIVPSNVLDPSTAVTYSSSIAPPNCHLIANVDTSDSHQREPASVLPFHPSWGSFGQPPDPAAFYCNLDGKEEVGAGTVPGKETINWQ; from the exons ATGGAGGATCGCCCGTCAGCACAATCcttctccaaccaccaccagcCTCGCCACCGCCCGTCCTTTCCCGTCACCGTGCCAAGCTTTCACAACTCCCAAGTGGAATACCCGTCCACTCAGCCCGCCCAGGGTTCCCTGGAGGCGTACGGGAGTAGAGGGGAAGAATCTGCAACGTCGTTCCTGATATCAAACGCCTCGCCGGGGTCTAAAAGAGGGAGCATTGGGGCTGACAGAGTCTTCCTGAACGCCGGCCTTAGCAGTCTGGATGGAGATACTAGTTTAGGGGGCCATCTTGATGGTGATAACGGGTTAGGCAGCCATTTTGATGACTCTTGgtatggcactgtcaaaaaagaaGTTTGGGATGATGGAGAGAGTTGTGAGAGTCCTGCGGATGAATTTCCTGCTAAAAGTGACTGCTACGTAAACACGAATGATGTCTTTTACACAATGAACTGTGCCAGTGAGGAAGGAGTCAGGCATAGAGCCAGATCAAACTATAATAACTATGCTCatgttagctgtgaggctaaaAGTGAAGCAGCTTACAGCAGGgaggctaacattagccactTTACTAAACAGACTACGTCCTGCAACAGAAATGGTTCAGGGAGCTTTAATGACAGCGGTGTAGAGTACTGTAGGACGGATTCAAGAGTAAGCGAAGGCTATTTGGGAAGAGAAGAAGATTATGGGtccagctgtggctcaggtgaGGATCAGATTCAACCGGCAGAGGTTGACGGACACTGGCTCAGTATCTCTCCCTCGAGTCAAGAAGGCAGATGGCGAGGAGCTGCAGACGGCCACAATTTGGCATCTGGATGCCTACCGCAGAGATCGCTCATCAGCATCAACAGCAGGACGTACACTCAGAAACTGGACTCCTTCTCCGAGGCTTTCCTCTCCCAGCGAAAGAGACGATACCCCGGGATGCCCGGCGGAGATTCCTCCGGACCAATTTGGGAATACGGAATCGCGAGAGGAGAGAATCCCACACTGGCGAGGCAAAGTTGCGCCTTTGACACAGACTcttacatccctccctcctcctcctcgtcttccccCGGTCACCCCTCTCTCCCGTCTTTCCCCTCTCCCCCCACGTCGTCTCACCTCATGTCTTCGGTCCTCAGTCCTCCCCCCACACCTTTACCCCCTCCATCCCACTCGCCCTCCAAAATGGACTCTCCCAGTGGGTTTGCAGGCACCGGACATTCGGTTCAGCAGGGAGGAGAGCCGCTCGGCACCGTCCAGTTTTTCACGTCTCGCCTCCCACCCGTGCCCTCTGTACACCCCCCTGGGATGCTATGGAAGTTTCCACTGCTGTCACACTGCTTCCCGCAGTCGTCAGGGGACCCCGGCAATACTGAATGCAGCCTAAGATCCTCCCATGGCGACGACTATGGTAACACAG CCGCGCACAAACACCTCCAGTCTCCCGAGTCGCTgttcccctcctcctcgtcccatCATCCGTCCGTTCACCCGTCCAGAGCCCTCTGTGCCTCCACTGGTCCACCCCTCCAAACCCCTTTCCATTTCCAGCCTCGCCAGACTCACGTCTCCGGCCAGCGTCACGAGGCGGTGGAGAGGATAGCTCCTTGCATAGTGACCCAGAAAGTGAAGAACGGACCAGCAAGTGTGAACCAAGCACAACTACGG GGACAAGCCACTCCAATCTACACCGGAAAGCCGTTCCCCAGTGTCCTTCAATCCGGCAGGGGCCAGAAGAGGAGCCGTTACACACCACGGCCGCTCCTCAATCCAGTCCGCACAGGGATGGGGCTCTACTCCTCCGTCTCGTCTCTCCATCACAGAGACGAAGAATCAAGACAGGAAGAGGACTGCGGCGTCTCGCC ATGCATCAACGTGGGTCCTGATTTCCAGGCCGATCTCCCTCCTTTCTTTGCGGACCGTGAATGGTCCGGGGTGTGGCTGCCCGAGGAAGAGTCCCCACGGGAACAGTTACTCTGGAAACCGTGGCACGAGCTGGAGGACAGCGCCAACTCACAAGACCAAG TGGAGAAGCTGCTGTCCATGTGCAGTTCCAGCTGCCTACCAGGAGGAGGCAGCAACACGGAGCTGGCTCTGTACTGTCTCAACTACTGTCAGGGGAACACAATG GCCACACTGGAGATGCTGTTGTTCTCACAGCCCTCACCCACAGGAGACTACCACTACTCTG GCTGTGATGCTTGGACAGACACTGAAAAGAGTCTCTTCAATGCAGCTCTCGGGACTTGTGGAAAAGACTTTACACTCATAGAGAAAATG gtGAGGACTAAGACAGTGCGCCAGTGTGTGGAGTTTTACTACCTGAGCAAGAAGCTGCTGGACaagcaaaagaaacagaaagaggaggagagcagagaaggagaggtGGAGCAACAGAAAAGT GTGACGCCCATCTGTCAGCCAGTGGACAGACAGTATTCGGTGGAGGAGGCGGTTCCCGTGCCCTCATTGGCCAGCTTCTTCCCCTGCAAGCTGTGTGGCAA AATGTTTTACAAAATCAAGTCCCGTAATGCTCACATGAAGATCCACCGGCAGCCCCAGGAGGACTGGAGCGAGAGGCGGCTCCAGCACCAGCTCCTCACCCAGCGTCTGGCCCTCACTCGTCCCGCCAACCTCATCCCCGCTCCCAGCAGCAACCTGCTCCCGTCTCAGCCTCCAGCTCTGACATTTCCCTCCTCAGGCCACGCTGGAACGCCGAGCAGCACCAACGGCAATGCGAACGACGTCCACAACTCTGTAAGCAGTAGCAACCCCATCGTTCCCAGCAATGTCCTAGATCCCAGCACGGCTGTAACGTACAGCAGTAGCATCGCGCCACCAAACTGTCATTTAATCGCCAACGTTGACACCAGCGACTCGCACCAAAGAGAACCGGCCTCCGTGTTACCCTTCCACCCGTCATGGGGCTCTTTTGGACAGCCTCCAGATCCGGCCGCCTTCTACTGCAACCTGGACGGGAAGGAGGAAGTAGGAGCTGGGACAGTGCCGGGAAAAGAGACAATCAACTGGCAGTAA